A window of Sphingobacterium sp. SRCM116780 contains these coding sequences:
- the ilvB gene encoding biosynthetic-type acetolactate synthase large subunit: protein MSTLEKTESKECTKQPQPISQLTGSQAVLEALLCEGVDTVFGYPGGAIMPIYDALYDYNEKLTHILVRHEQGGIHAAQGYARTSDRTGVVFATSGPGATNLVTGLADAMIDSNPIVCITGQVFASLLGTDAFQETDVINITAPVTKWSYQVTQASEIPTAIAKAFYIASTGRPGPVLIDITKNAQMELFDYLGYEKCTHIRSYRPAPIVRKEYVQAAATLINTAKKPFILFGQGILLGRAEQEFKTFLEKSGIPAASTVMGLSALETDHPQHVGMLGMHGNYAPNVMTNECDVLIAIGMRFDDRVTGRLDKYAKQAKVIHLDIDPAEIDKNVKTTVAVWGDCKETLPQLTELITKNDHADWLQQFRSLEKEEIKEVIQDELHPTADVLTMGEVVNLLNELTEGNAIITTDVGQHQMVACRYAQFKQSRSNVTSGGLGTMGFGLPAAIGAWYGAPHRDVIAIIGDGGFQMTLQELGTIMQFGAKVKILILNNQFLGMVRQWQQLFNEKRYSFVNITSPDFVALAKSYYIEGQRVSERDQLKTALKTMLDHDSAYLLEVMVGKENNVFPMVAQGTSVSEIRLK, encoded by the coding sequence ATGAGTACGCTGGAAAAAACTGAAAGTAAGGAATGTACAAAGCAACCTCAACCTATTAGTCAATTAACAGGTTCACAGGCTGTATTAGAAGCCTTATTGTGTGAAGGTGTTGATACTGTGTTTGGATATCCTGGAGGAGCAATCATGCCAATCTATGATGCACTATATGATTACAATGAAAAATTGACTCATATTCTGGTCCGTCACGAACAAGGTGGAATCCATGCTGCACAAGGTTACGCACGCACTTCAGATCGTACTGGAGTTGTATTTGCAACCTCTGGTCCAGGAGCAACGAATTTAGTTACGGGTTTAGCTGATGCCATGATTGATAGTAATCCTATCGTTTGTATCACTGGACAGGTATTTGCAAGTTTGTTAGGCACAGATGCCTTTCAAGAAACAGATGTTATCAACATTACTGCACCTGTCACCAAATGGAGCTATCAAGTCACACAAGCATCAGAAATTCCAACGGCAATAGCAAAAGCATTTTATATTGCAAGCACAGGTCGACCAGGTCCTGTCTTGATTGATATTACCAAAAATGCCCAAATGGAGTTATTCGATTATTTAGGTTACGAAAAATGTACACATATCCGTTCGTATCGCCCTGCTCCTATTGTAAGAAAAGAATATGTTCAAGCAGCAGCAACTTTAATTAATACTGCAAAAAAACCATTCATTTTATTTGGTCAAGGTATCTTATTAGGTAGAGCGGAGCAAGAATTTAAGACGTTCTTAGAGAAATCTGGTATTCCTGCTGCCTCAACAGTGATGGGATTAAGTGCACTAGAAACAGATCACCCACAACATGTGGGTATGTTGGGTATGCATGGCAATTATGCGCCAAACGTCATGACCAATGAATGTGATGTATTGATCGCTATTGGTATGCGTTTCGATGATCGTGTGACTGGGCGTTTAGATAAGTATGCAAAGCAAGCAAAGGTTATCCATTTGGATATCGACCCTGCGGAGATTGATAAAAATGTAAAAACCACAGTGGCTGTTTGGGGTGATTGTAAAGAGACTTTACCACAATTGACTGAATTGATTACAAAAAATGATCATGCAGATTGGCTACAGCAGTTCAGATCGTTGGAAAAAGAAGAAATTAAAGAAGTCATCCAAGATGAGCTACACCCTACTGCAGATGTATTAACAATGGGTGAAGTCGTAAATTTACTAAACGAGTTGACAGAAGGAAATGCGATCATTACAACCGATGTTGGTCAACATCAAATGGTTGCTTGTCGTTATGCACAATTTAAACAATCCAGATCGAATGTTACCTCTGGAGGATTAGGAACAATGGGTTTTGGTCTTCCTGCTGCTATAGGTGCTTGGTATGGTGCCCCACATCGTGATGTCATTGCGATTATTGGTGACGGAGGTTTCCAAATGACACTACAGGAATTAGGTACCATCATGCAATTTGGTGCTAAAGTAAAAATCTTGATTCTAAACAATCAGTTCTTAGGAATGGTTCGTCAATGGCAACAACTCTTTAACGAAAAACGGTACTCATTTGTGAATATTACGAGTCCAGATTTTGTTGCATTGGCAAAATCATACTACATCGAGGGACAAAGAGTTTCAGAAAGAGATCAATTGAAAACCGCTTTAAAAACGATGCTAGATCACGATTCAGCTTACTTATTAGAGGTTATGGTTGGTAAAGAAAACAATGTATTCCCAATGGTGGCGCAAGGTACAAGTGTTTCAGAAATTAGATTGAAGTAA
- the ilvD gene encoding dihydroxy-acid dehydratase, with protein MKSLSDKEQILNKYSRTFTQDETQPAAKAMLYGIGLTDADMEKAQVGIASMGYDGNTCNMHLNDLAQVVKKGVWESNLVGLTFGTIGVSDGMSNGTEGMRYSLVSRDVIADSIETICGGQYYDGLIAIPGCDKNMPGAIIAMGRLDRPAIMVYGGTIAPGYYKGEDLNIVSAFEALGQKICGNISDEDYDGVIRNTCPGAGACGGMYTANTMAAAIEALGMSLPYSSSNPAVSQDKKDECLEAGKYIRILLEKDIKPSDIMTRKAFENAIRAIIILGGSTNAVLHFIAIGKSIGVDITQDDFQRMSDQTPVLADFKPSGKYLMQDLHQYGGIPAVLKYLLNEGLLHGDCLTVTGKTLAENLEDVKSVMDYDQKIIHALADPIKANGHLQILYGNLAEKGSVAKISGKEGEKFVGPARVFDGEQDLIAGISSGRVKKGDVVVIKNEGPIGAPGMPEMLKPTSAIIGAGLGKSVALITDGRFSGGTHGFVVGHITPEAYKGGLIGLVEDEDIIEIDSINNTLNLKVDEATIAARREKWTQPALKVTKGVLYKYAKTVSDASEGCVTDL; from the coding sequence GCAATGTTATATGGCATCGGACTTACTGATGCTGATATGGAGAAAGCACAAGTCGGTATTGCCAGCATGGGATATGATGGTAACACCTGCAACATGCACTTAAATGACTTGGCTCAAGTAGTCAAAAAAGGCGTATGGGAAAGTAATCTTGTAGGTTTAACCTTTGGCACTATTGGCGTGAGTGATGGTATGAGCAACGGTACTGAGGGTATGCGCTACTCTTTAGTCAGTAGAGATGTGATTGCTGATAGTATAGAAACCATCTGTGGCGGTCAATACTATGACGGGCTGATTGCCATTCCTGGTTGTGATAAGAATATGCCTGGTGCAATTATAGCAATGGGACGTCTAGATCGCCCTGCCATTATGGTATATGGTGGTACGATTGCACCAGGTTATTATAAGGGTGAAGATTTAAATATTGTTTCTGCATTTGAGGCTTTGGGTCAAAAAATTTGTGGTAATATTTCAGATGAAGATTACGATGGTGTCATCCGCAATACCTGCCCTGGTGCTGGTGCTTGTGGAGGCATGTATACGGCTAATACAATGGCAGCAGCTATTGAAGCTTTAGGAATGAGTTTACCTTATTCGTCGTCTAATCCTGCTGTTTCACAAGATAAAAAAGATGAATGTTTAGAAGCGGGTAAATACATCCGTATTTTACTCGAAAAAGATATTAAACCTTCGGATATCATGACGCGTAAAGCATTTGAAAATGCCATTCGTGCTATTATTATCTTAGGAGGAAGTACCAATGCGGTATTACATTTCATCGCGATTGGTAAATCTATAGGTGTAGACATTACTCAAGATGATTTTCAACGCATGTCAGATCAAACACCAGTATTAGCAGATTTTAAACCATCTGGAAAATACTTAATGCAAGATCTACATCAATATGGTGGTATCCCTGCTGTTTTAAAATATTTATTGAACGAAGGTTTACTTCATGGTGATTGTTTGACTGTAACAGGTAAAACATTAGCAGAGAATTTGGAAGATGTTAAATCAGTTATGGATTATGATCAGAAGATCATTCATGCATTAGCGGATCCCATCAAAGCAAACGGACACTTACAAATCCTTTATGGCAATTTAGCGGAAAAAGGTTCTGTTGCTAAAATTTCTGGAAAAGAAGGAGAAAAGTTTGTCGGTCCAGCACGTGTATTCGATGGAGAGCAGGATTTAATTGCGGGAATTTCTTCAGGTCGAGTAAAAAAAGGAGATGTAGTCGTTATTAAAAACGAAGGTCCAATTGGAGCACCTGGAATGCCCGAAATGTTAAAACCAACTTCTGCTATCATCGGAGCTGGGTTAGGTAAATCTGTAGCCTTAATCACAGATGGTCGATTCTCTGGAGGTACGCATGGTTTTGTGGTGGGACACATTACTCCCGAAGCATATAAAGGAGGATTGATTGGTTTAGTAGAAGACGAAGATATTATCGAAATCGACTCTATTAATAATACACTAAACTTAAAAGTAGATGAAGCGACTATCGCCGCTAGACGGGAAAAATGGACACAACCTGCTTTAAAAGTAACAAAAGGTGTACTTTATAAATACGCAAAAACTGTTTCTGATGCTTCTGAAGGTTGTGTGACAGATCTATAA